A part of Gossypium hirsutum isolate 1008001.06 chromosome A07, Gossypium_hirsutum_v2.1, whole genome shotgun sequence genomic DNA contains:
- the LOC107953769 gene encoding 14 kDa proline-rich protein DC2.15 yields MASYKLCALFLLFTLLFHSTFTTACNSCKPKPPPCPPPSCPKDTLKLGVCADVLGLVNVIVGTPPSSKCCALLQGLADLEAALCLCTAIKANVLGINLNIPVSLSLILSACQKEVPPGFKCE; encoded by the coding sequence ATGGCTTCCTACAAACTCTGTGCCCTCTTTCTGCTCTTCACTCTTCTTTTCCACTCAACATTCACCACTGCTTGCAATTCATGCAAACCCAAACCTCCACCATGCCCTCCACCTTCTTGCCCTAAGGACACATTGAAGCTCGGTGTCTGTGCTGACGTGCTTGGACTTGTCAACGTGATTGTTGGAACCCCTCCTTCCAGCAAATGCTGTGCTTTGCTTCAAGGATTGGCTGATTTGGAAGCTGCCCTTTGCCTTTGCACTGCCATTAAAGCCAATGTACTTGGAATCAACCTCAACATCCCAGTTTCTCTTAGTCTAATCCTTAGTGCATGTCAGAAGGAGGTTCCTCCAGGCTTCAAATGTGAATAA